The proteins below are encoded in one region of Pontibacter deserti:
- a CDS encoding sulfatase-like hydrolase/transferase, translating to MKAIPGAQTIGLPFLSRRPLFAVIIASLLLLQGCAATSGASEKGLRTKNVIIVVIDGVRASEAWDSVPGAIPNMSSKLKGRGVFFTDFQNDAYTYTNSGHAAITTGVNQPIDNYGAELPAHPSIFQQWLKQTGKPATTAWIISSKDKLNILANTKDSVWQNTYMPSLNCGVNGPGTGYRADSLTLIEVKRVLTTDKPNLMLINFMEPDGYAHAANWNHYIRGISRNDRYVKQLYDFLRKDKNYRKTTTLLITTDHGRHLQGIDGGWIDHGDNCAGCQKIFLLALGPDFKAGTVATKYTLVDIPATVAKMMGITLEQSQGQVMKELFTTKKLRAMGL from the coding sequence ATGAAAGCTATACCTGGTGCTCAAACAATAGGCCTACCTTTTCTTTCACGGCGACCATTATTTGCTGTTATCATTGCCAGTTTATTATTGCTTCAGGGGTGTGCTGCAACTTCCGGCGCCAGCGAAAAGGGATTACGCACCAAAAATGTAATTATTGTGGTAATTGACGGGGTACGCGCTTCTGAGGCTTGGGACTCTGTGCCTGGCGCTATTCCGAATATGTCTTCTAAACTAAAAGGAAGAGGCGTTTTCTTTACTGACTTTCAGAATGATGCTTATACTTATACCAACTCCGGGCATGCGGCGATAACTACCGGGGTAAACCAGCCAATTGATAACTACGGAGCAGAGCTACCGGCCCATCCATCCATCTTCCAGCAATGGTTAAAACAAACCGGTAAGCCAGCTACAACTGCCTGGATAATCAGCAGCAAGGATAAACTAAATATTTTGGCGAACACAAAGGACTCTGTCTGGCAGAATACTTATATGCCTTCGCTTAACTGTGGTGTAAACGGGCCAGGCACCGGTTACCGTGCCGATTCGCTAACCCTGATAGAGGTAAAACGGGTATTGACCACAGATAAACCCAATCTGATGCTCATTAATTTTATGGAGCCCGACGGGTATGCGCACGCTGCTAACTGGAACCACTACATCAGGGGCATTTCCCGCAACGACAGGTATGTAAAACAACTGTACGATTTCCTGCGAAAAGATAAAAACTATAGAAAAACAACAACTCTCCTGATTACTACCGACCATGGCCGGCACCTGCAAGGCATAGATGGCGGCTGGATAGACCATGGGGATAACTGTGCAGGTTGCCAGAAGATATTTTTACTGGCGCTCGGTCCTGATTTTAAAGCAGGGACAGTGGCAACCAAGTATACATTAGTTGATATTCCGGCGACAGTGGCAAAAATGATGGGTATTACATTAGAGCAATCGCAGGGGCAGGTAATGAAAGAGTTGTTTACAACTAAAAAGCTTCGGGCCATGGGGCTTTGA
- a CDS encoding PhoH family protein — MVEKVITLENISLIDFLGTENQNIKQLAAAFPSSKIISRGNEIKIQGQTPEITKIHEILSSLIDHYHKFGKITHNSVNRYLSSDSFTDEEVIVTSPDVIVYGSKGGVIKAKTPNQQKLVDAVEKNDLVFALGPAGTGKTYVSVAMAVRALKNKEVKKIIISRPVVEAGESLGFLPGDMKEKVDPYLRPIYDALEDMIPVEKLKYYQENKIIEIAPLAYMRGRTLNNAFVLLDEAQNTTPAQMKMFLTRMGPNAKLMVNGDWSQIDLPRNQRSGLMEALNILRGVKGIGVVEMTADDVVRHRLVKDIVNAYTKLEEERRAKRDAQAEEDEKNGVVNHKRVRQNA, encoded by the coding sequence TTGGTAGAGAAAGTAATAACACTCGAAAATATTTCCCTGATTGACTTCCTGGGAACCGAAAATCAGAATATAAAACAACTGGCTGCCGCGTTTCCTAGCAGCAAAATCATATCAAGAGGTAACGAGATCAAAATTCAGGGTCAGACGCCTGAGATCACTAAAATCCACGAAATTCTTTCGTCGCTGATAGACCATTACCACAAGTTCGGGAAGATTACGCATAACAGCGTAAATAGATACCTTTCTTCGGATTCTTTTACCGATGAAGAAGTGATTGTTACATCGCCGGACGTAATTGTGTATGGTTCTAAAGGCGGTGTGATAAAGGCGAAAACACCTAATCAGCAGAAGCTGGTAGATGCCGTGGAGAAGAACGACCTGGTGTTTGCGCTGGGGCCTGCCGGTACTGGTAAAACCTATGTGTCGGTGGCGATGGCGGTGCGTGCCCTGAAGAATAAGGAAGTAAAGAAGATCATCATCTCCAGACCAGTGGTGGAAGCGGGCGAGAGCCTTGGTTTCCTGCCGGGAGATATGAAGGAGAAGGTAGATCCTTATCTGCGCCCGATCTATGATGCCTTGGAAGACATGATTCCGGTTGAAAAGCTGAAGTATTACCAGGAAAACAAGATCATCGAAATTGCACCGCTCGCATACATGCGTGGCCGTACCCTTAACAATGCATTTGTGCTGCTGGATGAAGCCCAGAACACGACGCCAGCTCAGATGAAGATGTTTTTAACGCGTATGGGGCCGAACGCCAAACTGATGGTGAACGGAGACTGGTCGCAGATCGACTTACCGCGTAACCAGCGTTCCGGTTTGATGGAGGCCCTGAACATTCTTCGCGGTGTAAAAGGTATTGGCGTTGTGGAAATGACAGCTGATGACGTGGTGCGCCACCGCCTGGTAAAAGATATTGTGAATGCTTATACCAAGCTGGAGGAAGAGCGCCGTGCTAAGCGCGATGCACAGGCTGAAGAAGACGAAAAGAATGGTGTAGTTAACCATAAACGTGTAAGACAGAACGCATAA
- a CDS encoding SAM hydrolase/SAM-dependent halogenase family protein, with amino-acid sequence MAVITFISDFGYTDHYVAAVKAKLLSQDAECKIVDITHAIEPFNIAHAEFVLGSVYQDFPEGTVHLVGVDTHGSKNGRYHAARHNGHYFLLPDNGLLSLITDGQPELVVELNAQDPLMPFPVKDLLAPAAVYLAKGGDIEVLGERTTAIRQLLNRQLRLNDHSIMGHVIHVDRYGNLITNITRDSVDTIAHGRTFTIHFGRETIGRIHPNYTQVDDGDCCCIFNSQNQLCIGINKGHAAELLGLGFDSQIDVRFYPGS; translated from the coding sequence ATGGCTGTAATTACGTTTATATCTGATTTTGGATATACTGATCATTATGTGGCGGCAGTAAAGGCAAAATTGCTTTCTCAAGACGCTGAATGTAAGATCGTTGATATCACCCACGCGATCGAACCTTTTAACATAGCCCATGCGGAGTTCGTCCTTGGCTCCGTGTACCAGGACTTCCCGGAAGGCACGGTACATTTGGTTGGTGTTGATACACATGGCAGTAAAAATGGTCGTTACCATGCGGCTCGTCACAACGGGCATTACTTCCTTTTACCCGACAATGGTTTGTTATCGCTTATTACAGACGGGCAACCTGAACTGGTAGTGGAACTGAATGCGCAGGACCCGTTGATGCCTTTCCCGGTAAAAGATCTGTTGGCCCCTGCTGCTGTATACCTGGCAAAAGGCGGCGATATAGAAGTACTTGGCGAACGAACTACAGCTATACGTCAGCTACTTAACCGGCAGCTGCGCCTGAACGATCACTCCATTATGGGACACGTCATTCATGTAGACCGCTACGGAAACCTCATTACAAACATAACCCGCGATAGCGTGGACACGATAGCCCATGGCAGAACTTTTACAATACATTTTGGCCGTGAAACGATTGGCCGCATCCACCCTAACTATACACAAGTAGACGACGGCGACTGCTGCTGTATTTTTAACTCCCAAAACCAGTTGTGTATCGGCATTAACAAAGGCCACGCCGCCGAGCTATTAGGTCTAGGTTTCGACTCACAAATAGACGTTCGCTTTTACCCGGGGAGTTGA
- a CDS encoding ComEC/Rec2 family competence protein, translating to MLQWAPYPFLRIALSFIAGILLYVSIGEDFRYGPEVFTFFVFLFFSLYLYVRKNRSAETNAWVGIAGLFCFVAAGFWVTDLRTPHLQPEHLANLTNKPTNYIGTVNDYVIQKPGYQRTVLDVEQVLVNGKWQPATGLVQVTVPHDTPEDYTFTYGDKLLVKGSPVLVPGPLNPEQFNYKAYLQQKGVYHRQNLQAHQFTHLGNEPPNYLQFVSIKLRRYLENVIKEHVPDKREAGIATALILGVKDDLDNAIRDSYAATGTMHVLAVSGMHVGLIFGVFLLLFKSINLNYSQRLLYALLVLGLLWLYAFVTGWSPSVLRAVLMFSLITIAMVLSRRHNIYNTLAAAAFLLLFYDPYLLFDVGFQLSFLAVFGIVALQPGIYSLLIVNSWLLDKVWELFSIAVAAQLITLPLGIYYFHQFPVYFWLANIVVVPVSTLALYSGMAALVFHWVPLLADALFALHFGLIWVMNEFNLLLTNLPHALINGLDITALQSWLLYAVLALIFLFLLQKQLRYLTFAVLIVGVLAVQQILEESEQQNQKLLAIYSLRGSTALSFLQNREAILVTDSTLLQDRQNYTFNIQAHLWDLGVTAPVFKVVGESLKTKAGVFSQTLPDGNELLVWQGRKLLLVSKPLKIQPVTTIDLDYVILTKNARIKPEMLKPFKVKAVVLDGSNKLWYISRMRSELAKYKLPVHDVTTAGALVQKL from the coding sequence ATGCTGCAATGGGCGCCATATCCGTTTTTAAGGATCGCGCTTAGCTTTATAGCAGGCATTTTGCTCTATGTAAGTATAGGTGAAGATTTCAGGTATGGTCCTGAAGTCTTCACCTTTTTTGTTTTCCTATTCTTTAGCTTATACTTATACGTGCGCAAAAACAGATCTGCAGAAACGAATGCCTGGGTAGGTATAGCCGGGTTATTTTGTTTTGTTGCTGCGGGTTTCTGGGTCACTGATTTGCGCACGCCTCATCTGCAACCAGAGCATCTTGCTAACCTTACCAATAAGCCAACTAACTACATCGGCACTGTTAATGATTATGTTATCCAGAAGCCGGGTTATCAGCGCACAGTGCTGGATGTAGAACAGGTATTGGTGAACGGCAAATGGCAACCTGCAACAGGGTTGGTGCAGGTAACTGTACCACACGATACACCCGAAGATTATACTTTTACTTATGGCGATAAATTACTTGTAAAAGGGTCTCCGGTGCTAGTGCCAGGCCCACTGAATCCGGAGCAGTTCAACTATAAAGCATACCTGCAGCAGAAAGGTGTTTACCATCGCCAAAACCTGCAGGCACATCAGTTTACACACCTCGGGAATGAGCCACCTAATTACCTGCAGTTTGTAAGTATAAAGTTGCGCCGCTACCTCGAGAATGTAATAAAAGAGCATGTGCCGGATAAGCGCGAAGCTGGTATTGCTACAGCACTTATACTTGGTGTAAAAGATGACCTGGATAACGCTATACGGGATAGTTATGCAGCTACCGGAACCATGCATGTGCTGGCCGTTTCGGGTATGCATGTCGGGCTGATCTTCGGAGTGTTTCTGCTCCTGTTTAAAAGTATAAACTTGAATTACTCCCAGCGGCTGCTTTATGCGCTGCTTGTGCTTGGTTTACTATGGTTATATGCTTTTGTAACAGGCTGGTCGCCGTCGGTGCTACGGGCAGTTTTGATGTTTAGCTTAATAACTATAGCTATGGTCTTGAGCAGGCGGCATAACATTTATAATACCCTTGCTGCTGCAGCTTTCCTGCTGCTCTTCTACGATCCTTATCTACTGTTCGATGTAGGATTCCAGTTGTCGTTTCTGGCAGTGTTTGGGATAGTGGCCTTGCAGCCTGGTATCTATAGTTTACTTATTGTAAATAGCTGGCTTTTAGATAAAGTTTGGGAGCTGTTCTCTATTGCTGTCGCAGCACAATTAATAACTCTTCCGTTAGGTATCTATTATTTTCATCAGTTCCCGGTATACTTCTGGCTGGCTAATATTGTGGTGGTGCCTGTTTCTACCCTTGCCCTTTATAGTGGTATGGCTGCACTGGTCTTCCATTGGGTGCCTTTGCTGGCTGATGCGCTCTTTGCATTACACTTTGGCTTGATCTGGGTTATGAACGAGTTTAACCTGTTGCTTACAAACTTACCACATGCACTTATTAACGGTTTAGATATTACTGCGCTACAGTCGTGGTTGTTGTATGCAGTGCTGGCGCTTATATTCTTATTTCTTTTACAAAAGCAGTTGCGCTACTTAACGTTTGCTGTGCTTATAGTTGGTGTGCTTGCAGTGCAGCAGATTCTAGAAGAGTCAGAACAGCAAAACCAAAAACTGCTGGCTATTTATAGTCTGCGTGGAAGTACGGCTCTTTCCTTTCTCCAGAACCGGGAAGCTATACTTGTTACTGATAGCACTCTGCTTCAAGACAGGCAAAATTATACTTTCAACATTCAGGCGCACCTATGGGATCTGGGTGTTACTGCACCAGTTTTTAAAGTAGTAGGGGAGTCATTAAAAACTAAAGCCGGTGTGTTTTCACAAACTTTACCTGACGGAAATGAATTGCTGGTTTGGCAGGGAAGGAAATTACTGTTAGTAAGCAAGCCCCTAAAGATACAGCCTGTAACAACTATAGATTTAGATTATGTTATACTTACCAAAAATGCCAGAATTAAACCTGAAATGTTAAAGCCTTTTAAGGTTAAAGCTGTGGTGCTTGATGGTAGTAATAAGCTTTGGTACATATCCCGCATGAGATCAGAATTAGCAAAGTATAAATTGCCGGTGCATGATGTAACTACCGCAGGTGCGTTAGTGCAGAAACTATAG
- a CDS encoding GNAT family N-acetyltransferase, which produces MIQVIRAEQEQDLKKAFQIREQVFVEEQKVPRDAENDAFEDIANHYLATCEGVPCGAARWRITDQGVKLERFAVLPDYRNKQVGAEVLKAVLNDVKAEQADKKIYLNAQLPAVNFYKRNGFVTEGDMFTECDIQHYKMVFVG; this is translated from the coding sequence ATGATACAGGTTATAAGAGCTGAGCAGGAGCAGGACCTGAAGAAGGCTTTCCAGATACGTGAGCAGGTATTTGTGGAAGAGCAGAAAGTGCCTCGTGATGCCGAAAATGATGCTTTCGAAGATATCGCAAACCACTACTTAGCTACCTGCGAAGGTGTGCCGTGTGGGGCTGCCCGCTGGCGCATAACCGACCAGGGTGTAAAACTTGAGCGCTTTGCAGTGCTGCCTGACTATAGAAACAAGCAGGTTGGTGCTGAAGTCTTGAAAGCTGTCTTAAACGATGTAAAAGCAGAGCAGGCTGACAAAAAGATATACCTGAATGCGCAGTTACCAGCGGTAAACTTTTATAAGCGGAACGGCTTTGTAACGGAAGGCGACATGTTCACAGAATGCGATATCCAGCACTATAAAATGGTATTTGTGGGCTGA
- a CDS encoding EF-hand domain-containing protein has product MKKNYWLLLCILLFAFTSCDKDDDTNSAVPTPTPTPTPTPTPTSDADPPQITIFSPYQNDSYLAIAVVGIYAEITDDVSLDKVELFLVNPSGERKQLSIENAGTQETNKKKTINQILIPSNTISGDHGILIEAKDRSGKAVSKSVSIRVIAEDLADLDFKTAFISTGWFERMGCCNRSWDVEMFNKAFYSIINRSPWDYSVDTTYVNEFGLDFGGHSQLWFKWDTNKNEYLENSELENGLDDLRFFKNWDKNQDNLISEDELADGIAILWDVNKDNKVTPDEFERKLLKYFLS; this is encoded by the coding sequence ATGAAAAAAAATTATTGGCTTTTGCTATGTATTTTATTGTTCGCCTTTACAAGTTGTGATAAGGATGATGACACCAATAGTGCAGTACCAACACCTACTCCAACTCCAACACCAACACCAACACCAACTTCTGATGCTGATCCTCCACAGATAACGATTTTTTCTCCTTATCAAAATGATTCTTACTTAGCGATTGCTGTAGTGGGGATATATGCTGAGATCACAGATGATGTGAGTTTAGACAAAGTTGAATTGTTTTTAGTAAATCCTTCAGGTGAACGCAAGCAGTTAAGTATTGAGAATGCCGGTACACAGGAAACCAATAAGAAAAAAACTATCAACCAGATTTTGATACCCAGCAATACTATTTCTGGTGATCACGGGATTTTAATAGAAGCAAAAGATAGGTCGGGGAAAGCTGTAAGTAAGTCAGTTAGTATAAGGGTAATTGCTGAAGATCTTGCAGACCTGGATTTCAAGACAGCTTTTATATCGACAGGCTGGTTCGAACGGATGGGTTGTTGTAATAGAAGTTGGGATGTTGAAATGTTTAACAAAGCCTTTTATTCTATTATTAACAGGTCGCCGTGGGATTATTCAGTAGATACGACTTATGTTAATGAGTTCGGGTTAGATTTTGGTGGGCATAGCCAACTTTGGTTTAAATGGGACACAAATAAAAATGAATATTTAGAGAATAGTGAACTAGAAAACGGACTAGATGATTTGAGGTTCTTTAAAAATTGGGATAAGAACCAGGATAATTTGATCTCAGAAGATGAGTTGGCAGACGGAATTGCTATACTTTGGGATGTAAACAAAGATAATAAAGTAACTCCGGATGAATTTGAAAGAAAGCTATTAAAGTACTTTTTAAGTTAA
- a CDS encoding CaiB/BaiF CoA transferase family protein, with translation MICNNMLVLELASVLAGPSVGQFFAELGANVIKVENAATNGDVTRRWKLKSEPADTDTPAYFCAANWGKVSLPLNLGNSQDLEHLYELVKKADVVIGSYKPGDAEKLKVDYKTLQSINPKLIYGHLTGYGAEENRAGYDAVVQAESGFMYLNGQPEGEPTKMPVALMDILAAHQLKEGLLVALVQRERTGQGQYVQVSLIHAAVAALANQATSWLVAGYNPQRMGSDHPSIVPYGSVYTTKDKKQLVLAIGDDRQFERLCQVLDAAELALDEKYKTNYNRVHNRQELNKKLSQLIADFDQEVLLQALHKLHVPAGAVNSVADVFKTPQAKQMLLEHPDTKPGVRQVAFRVGAEEPLLLTPPPPYNV, from the coding sequence ATGATTTGTAATAATATGCTGGTGTTGGAACTGGCCAGTGTGTTAGCCGGGCCTAGCGTAGGTCAGTTTTTTGCAGAACTAGGTGCAAACGTTATTAAAGTAGAAAATGCCGCAACGAATGGTGATGTTACCCGCCGCTGGAAGTTAAAGTCAGAACCCGCCGATACAGATACACCCGCTTACTTTTGCGCTGCCAACTGGGGAAAAGTATCATTGCCTTTAAACCTAGGGAATTCGCAAGATCTGGAACACCTATATGAACTGGTAAAAAAGGCTGATGTAGTAATTGGCAGCTACAAGCCAGGTGATGCCGAAAAATTAAAAGTAGATTATAAAACACTGCAAAGTATAAATCCAAAGCTCATTTATGGCCACCTTACAGGTTATGGTGCTGAAGAAAACAGAGCGGGATATGATGCGGTAGTGCAAGCCGAAAGCGGATTTATGTACTTGAATGGGCAACCAGAAGGCGAACCTACCAAAATGCCGGTCGCGTTGATGGATATTCTGGCAGCTCATCAATTAAAAGAAGGTTTATTAGTAGCATTAGTGCAGCGTGAGCGAACAGGGCAGGGGCAATACGTGCAGGTATCATTAATACATGCAGCAGTGGCGGCATTGGCAAACCAGGCTACCAGTTGGCTGGTAGCTGGGTATAATCCGCAACGCATGGGCTCTGATCACCCAAGTATAGTGCCTTATGGAAGTGTATACACTACCAAAGATAAAAAGCAACTGGTTTTAGCTATCGGCGACGACAGGCAATTTGAACGGTTGTGTCAGGTGTTAGATGCTGCTGAACTGGCGCTGGATGAGAAGTATAAAACAAACTATAACCGGGTGCATAATCGGCAGGAACTGAATAAAAAGCTAAGCCAGCTGATCGCAGATTTTGACCAGGAAGTATTGTTGCAGGCGCTTCATAAACTGCATGTTCCGGCAGGAGCTGTAAATTCTGTAGCAGATGTTTTTAAGACCCCGCAGGCAAAGCAAATGCTATTAGAACATCCTGATACAAAGCCCGGTGTAAGACAGGTAGCTTTCCGGGTAGGTGCCGAAGAACCGCTGTTGTTAACCCCGCCACCACCGTATAACGTCTGA
- a CDS encoding DEAD/DEAH box helicase: protein MGYNTPTPIQQQAIPLILEQKDLIACAQTGTGKTAAYLLPLIDRISHANASHTSTLILVPTRELAKQIDEQVEGLGYFAPVSSIAIYGGNKGGEWDQQKRALTSGADIIIATPGRLMSHMALGYVKLDQLNYLVLDEADKMLDMGFMDDILKIVRQLPANRQTLLFSATMPKKIRDLAQQILQNPEEINLAVSKPAEGIDQRMYLTYDNQKLPLLEHILRELEVQNMIIFTSRKSNVSQIVRSLRKMGFEAEGIQSDMTQDEREAALRDFKNKKYQILVGTDILSRGIDIDNLSHVLNFDMPQDAEDYVHRVGRTARAASTGMAITFVNENDMYRVRRVEQLIEREIPKLALPEDFGPGPAYDPNKRGHVRHREGSRPERNNKGRSDNKNRNRNRNKPKAGPRPEQGVTTGEATTAPVAQQAVSENRPKKRRNNRNRNRGNRGPAGSTAPQTTPTE, encoded by the coding sequence ATGGGGTACAACACCCCTACCCCTATACAGCAACAGGCAATACCACTTATACTTGAGCAAAAAGACCTGATAGCCTGCGCACAGACAGGAACTGGCAAAACGGCTGCTTACCTGCTCCCGCTAATAGACCGTATCTCCCACGCCAACGCTTCACATACCAGCACACTTATACTTGTACCTACCCGCGAACTTGCTAAACAGATAGATGAGCAGGTAGAAGGTTTAGGTTATTTTGCGCCCGTTAGCTCCATCGCGATTTATGGAGGAAACAAAGGTGGTGAATGGGACCAGCAGAAACGCGCGCTTACCAGTGGCGCTGACATTATTATTGCTACTCCGGGCCGACTGATGTCGCATATGGCGCTGGGTTATGTAAAGCTGGACCAATTGAATTATCTAGTACTGGATGAAGCAGACAAAATGCTGGATATGGGCTTTATGGACGATATCCTGAAGATTGTGCGCCAGCTACCTGCCAACCGCCAGACCCTGCTTTTCTCGGCTACCATGCCTAAAAAGATACGCGACCTGGCACAGCAGATACTGCAGAACCCTGAAGAAATAAATCTGGCTGTATCAAAGCCTGCCGAAGGAATTGACCAGCGCATGTACCTGACCTACGACAACCAGAAGCTTCCTTTACTGGAGCACATTCTGCGTGAACTGGAAGTACAGAATATGATCATTTTCACATCCCGCAAATCAAACGTAAGCCAGATTGTAAGGTCTCTGCGCAAAATGGGCTTTGAAGCTGAAGGGATACAGTCTGACATGACCCAGGATGAACGTGAAGCTGCCCTACGCGATTTTAAAAACAAAAAATACCAGATACTGGTTGGCACTGACATACTTTCACGCGGCATCGACATCGACAACCTGAGCCACGTGCTGAATTTCGATATGCCGCAGGACGCTGAAGATTATGTACACCGTGTGGGGCGTACGGCGCGCGCTGCATCTACAGGTATGGCGATTACATTTGTGAACGAGAACGACATGTACCGTGTACGCAGGGTAGAGCAGTTAATTGAGCGGGAAATACCTAAATTAGCTTTACCGGAAGACTTTGGTCCCGGACCTGCTTACGATCCAAATAAAAGAGGTCATGTTCGTCATAGAGAAGGAAGCAGACCTGAAAGAAATAACAAAGGCCGTTCTGATAACAAAAACCGAAACCGTAACAGAAATAAACCTAAGGCTGGCCCAAGACCGGAACAAGGAGTAACAACAGGTGAAGCAACTACAGCACCTGTTGCACAACAGGCTGTTTCAGAAAACAGGCCGAAGAAGCGCCGCAATAACCGCAACCGCAACAGAGGCAATCGTGGGCCTGCGGGTAGCACAGCACCTCAGACAACCCCGACAGAATAA
- the hscB gene encoding Fe-S protein assembly co-chaperone HscB: MNYFEFYNIPESFILDEKAIKNKYYQLSREYHPDFYANESPEKQQEILQLSTLNTNAYRTLSDADLRMQYILKEHGLLEEGKNEIPSDFLMDMMEINEELMELEFDFDAAKLHEIGEKSTGIVAQLDNDILPVLQRYPELHGFTKEEALAEVKTYYLKKKYLLRIQETLSKFAGRS, translated from the coding sequence ATGAACTACTTCGAGTTTTATAATATACCTGAAAGTTTTATACTTGACGAGAAAGCCATAAAGAACAAATATTACCAGCTTAGCCGCGAGTACCACCCTGACTTTTACGCCAATGAAAGCCCCGAAAAACAACAGGAAATTCTGCAGCTATCTACCCTAAACACCAATGCCTACCGCACACTATCGGATGCTGACCTGCGCATGCAGTATATTTTAAAAGAGCACGGCTTGCTGGAGGAAGGGAAGAATGAGATTCCTTCGGACTTTTTGATGGATATGATGGAAATTAACGAGGAGCTGATGGAACTGGAATTTGATTTTGACGCTGCTAAACTGCACGAGATAGGCGAGAAAAGTACAGGTATAGTTGCCCAGCTGGATAACGATATTTTGCCGGTATTGCAGCGATACCCTGAGTTACACGGCTTTACAAAAGAAGAGGCCCTGGCTGAAGTAAAAACCTACTATCTGAAGAAAAAATACCTGTTGCGTATTCAGGAAACTTTATCTAAGTTTGCAGGACGTTCCTGA
- a CDS encoding putative quinol monooxygenase has translation MLIRIVRMTFQPEKTGEFLEIFRTSKDKIRAFEGCNHVELLQDLNHPNVYSTYSLWDSEEHLNNYRDSELFGQVWKATKALFADKPQAWSNVQVDV, from the coding sequence ATGCTTATTCGCATCGTACGGATGACGTTTCAGCCGGAGAAGACCGGGGAGTTCCTGGAGATATTCCGAACTTCTAAGGACAAGATTCGTGCATTTGAAGGCTGCAACCATGTAGAGTTATTACAGGACCTGAATCACCCTAACGTGTACAGCACCTATAGTTTGTGGGACTCGGAAGAACACCTGAACAACTACCGCGATTCCGAGCTTTTCGGGCAGGTATGGAAAGCCACCAAAGCCCTTTTTGCCGATAAGCCACAGGCCTGGTCTAATGTGCAGGTAGATGTATAA
- a CDS encoding phenylalanine 4-monooxygenase: MHLYLSVTINYKLMNITQNYSSYTQENHNVWAILFERQYQNLQGKAIPEFFEGLEKVGFNRGRIPDFEEVNQRLKPLTGFEVVPAPGIVDDTLFFQLIADRKFPATVWIRTMDQLEYLEEPDMFHDVFGHVPLLTIPVYCQFLADLSQLALQYINRPDIIDLLTRIYWYTIEFGLFTLNGEPRIYGAGILSSVGESNLAVSNESLKYKFDVEQILNTSYIKETFQSQYFCISSFQELLDSLPVLDKALSEYKDSLEPQVAV, translated from the coding sequence TTGCATTTATACCTATCTGTAACTATAAATTATAAACTGATGAACATTACACAAAACTACAGCAGCTACACACAAGAGAATCATAACGTTTGGGCCATACTTTTCGAACGCCAGTACCAGAATTTACAAGGTAAAGCCATACCAGAGTTTTTTGAAGGACTGGAAAAAGTAGGCTTCAATCGGGGTCGTATTCCGGATTTTGAGGAAGTGAACCAGCGTCTGAAACCCCTTACCGGTTTTGAAGTAGTGCCTGCGCCCGGCATTGTAGACGACACTTTATTCTTTCAATTGATTGCAGATCGGAAGTTTCCGGCGACAGTCTGGATAAGAACTATGGACCAACTGGAGTACCTGGAAGAGCCGGATATGTTTCATGATGTGTTTGGCCATGTACCCCTGCTAACTATACCTGTTTACTGCCAGTTCCTGGCCGATCTCTCGCAGCTTGCCTTACAATACATCAACAGGCCAGACATCATCGACCTGCTGACTCGTATTTACTGGTATACAATTGAATTCGGGCTGTTTACACTTAATGGTGAACCAAGAATCTATGGGGCTGGTATCCTGTCGTCGGTCGGGGAAAGTAACCTGGCAGTTTCTAATGAGAGCCTAAAGTATAAGTTTGATGTAGAGCAGATACTTAATACTTCTTACATTAAAGAGACTTTCCAAAGCCAGTATTTTTGTATTTCCAGCTTTCAGGAGTTACTGGATTCACTACCGGTTCTGGATAAAGCGCTTTCTGAATATAAAGACAGTTTGGAGCCTCAGGTAGCCGTTTAA